TTCGCCGTGGCGCTCCAGGTGGCGGAGGGCGACGCGGATACGCGCCGAGAGCTCCGTCGCGGAGAAGGGTTTGGTCAGGTAGTCGTCGGCCCCCGCGTCGAGCGCCGCCGCCTTTTCTTTGTCCTGGTCGCGCGCGGAGACGACGATGATCGGCATCTCCGACCATTCGCGCACCTTTTTTATGATCTCCATGCCGTCCATGTCGGGCAGCCCGAGGTCCAGCAGGATGAGGTCCACCCGCTCGGAGAGCAGCTTCGCCATCGCCTCCGCGCCGTTGGCGGCGGCGGTATATTCGAGCCCCATGTTTTCAACGGCGAAGCAGTTGAAGTTTCTTATCTGGTTGTCGTCCTCAATTATCAGAATGCGTCTTGTCATTTTGACCGTCCTTTGCCAGAGGCAGCATAAAGTTGAAGCGCGCGCCGCCGCCGGTGATGTTTTCCGCCGATACCGTTCCGCCGTGGGCCTTGATGATGGCCTCGCAGATGGGCAGCCCGAGGCCGATGCCCTTTTTTACGTCGGAGGAGCGTTTTTTTGAAGTATAGAACATTTCAAAGATGTGCGGCAGGTCCTCGGGCGGAACGCCTTCGCCCTCGTCCTCTACCGTGACGCGCACATAGCCTCGGCCGACGCGGTCCGCCGAGAGAGATATCCTCTTTCCCGGCGGCGTGTGTTTTGCCGCGTTGTCGAGGAGGTTGACGAGCACCTGCTGGATGAGACGTCCGTCTGCCATTACCATCAGCAGTTCGTCCGGCAGCCGTACTTCGAGGCGGCGTCCCTCAAGGTGGCGTTTGACGTGATTCAGCGCGGCCTCGGCGATCTCTTCCAGCGCCGAGGGCTCGTATTTTATGACGGAGGCGCCGCTCT
This sequence is a window from Cloacibacillus sp.. Protein-coding genes within it:
- a CDS encoding response regulator; its protein translation is MTRRILIIEDDNQIRNFNCFAVENMGLEYTAAANGAEAMAKLLSERVDLILLDLGLPDMDGMEIIKKVREWSEMPIIVVSARDQDKEKAAALDAGADDYLTKPFSATELSARIRVALRHLERHGESTQETVKSVGGLRIELDRHLVYLDGEELHLTPMEYSLLALFFRNIGKVLTSAYIIRQVWGAGYGSDTQSLRALMASLRRKIEKSPAQPRYLVTEVGVGYRLVDE